From the Aquirufa lenticrescens genome, the window AGTCCAGACGGCAAGAAATTTGCCTATGTGCGTTATGCTTTGGAAGATTTGTAAAAAGGGAGTAAATTCACAAAAAACCTAGTTAATATGAACAAAGATAGTCAAGCTTCTAGACGGAAGTTTTTAAAACAAATTGGGGCAACTAGTCTCGTAGCAGCCTCTTCGCCTTTCGCCTCTTTAGGAGCACAACAAAAAGCAGAGGAACGTATTTTAACGTATGAAAAACGCATCTCGGTAGGCGAAAAAATTCGCTTGGGGGTGATTGGTTTTGGGGTACAAGGACACTTCGATTTAGCTTCTGCCCTGAAAGTTCCGGGCGTAGAATTAGCGGGAATTTGTGATTTATACACGGGCCGTATTGAAAATGCGAAAGAATTATACGGTAAGGATTTATATACGACGCGTAATTACAAAGAATTATTAGACCGCTCGGACATCGATGCGGTGATCATCGCGACACACGATGTGTGGCATGCCCGCATTACGATCGACGCTTTGGCAAAAGGCAAACACGTCTACATCGAAAAACCGATGGTTTATAAAATCGACGAAGGCCCTAAAGTGATTGCAGCCCAAAAGAAATACGGCAAAGTCTTACAAGTAGGATCTCAGCGCGTGAGCAGCATCGGCTTAGCGAAAGCGAAAGAGATGTTAGCGGCCGGAGAGATCGGTAAATTAAATATGGTGAACGCGGTCTACGACCGCCAAAGCTCTATCGGCGCTTGGCAGTACACCATCCCTAAAGACGCGGATGCTTCGACATGTGATTGGAATCGCTTCATCGAAGCAACCGCTAAAATGGAATTCGACGCGAAGAAGTTTTTCTGGTGGCGTGCCTTTAAAGAAGTAGGAACCGGCGTAGCGGGGGATTTATTCATCCACTTGTTGTCCGGAACGCACTTTATGACGAACTCGAATGGTCCGGAAACGATCTTCTCTACTGGTCAATTTAGCCACTGGAACGACGGCCGTAACTTACCAGATGTGATGTCAGGTGTCATGCAATATGGTAACACGGCGGAGCACCCAGCTTTCCAATTAACCTTGCAAGTGAACTTTGTCAGCGGAACAGGTGGCCAAGAGGTGATTCGTTTGATTGGTTCAGAGGGAGTGATGGATGTGAAAGGAAATACGATTTCTGTGAAGCATAGCATTATGCCAGAGGCTCCGGGCTTTGGTGGTTATGATTCTGTGTTTACGCTTCCTAAAAGTATGCAGGAAGAAATGACACGCGATTACAACGCGAAATGGACAGATGCACAACGCAAACGACCTACGAAAGAGGACGTTATTTTCAGAGCGCCTGCAGGATATGATGAGCACGTGGATCACTTCACACACTTCTTTGATGCGATTCGCAACGGGACGTCTGTCGTAGAAGATGCGGCCTTTGGTTTTAGAGCGGCGGCGCCAGCCTTAGCTTGTAACGAAAGTTACTTCCAAAAGAAGATCATCCAGTGGGATCCAGTGAATATGAAACTGAAATAAATTGAAAAAACCGGCCCAAAGAGCCGGTTTTTTTCATTAATTAAACTCAACTAATTATTTGAATGTGACGTCAAAGCGATCAAGATTCATCACTTTAACCCACGCTTTAACAAAATCAGTGACGAATTTGTTTTGAGAATCTTTCGTCGCATACACTTCAGCTAATGCGCGAAGTTCAGAATTAGACCCAAAAATCAAGTCCGCACGTGTCGCCGTCGCTTTCACTGCACCTGTTTTCTCGTCTGTTCCTACGAACTCTACTTTCGTTGCGTTAGCTGGCTTCCACGTGGTGCCCATCTCTAACAAGTTCACGAAGAAGTCATTCGTTAACGCATCTTTCTTCGTAGTGAAAATACCGTGTTTCGAACCATTATAATTCGTATTCAAGGCACGCATACCACCCGTTAATACCGTCATTTCTGGCGCCGTTAACGTTAATAATTGCGCTTTATCAACGAACAATTCTTCTGTCGATAACGTGTATTGTGTTTTCAAGTAGTTACGGAAACCATCAGCCATTGGCTCTAATAATCCAATGGAAGCTACGTCTGTTTGTTCTTGCGTTGCATCCATACGACCTGGGATAAAAGGCACCGTTGTTTTAACCCCTGCATTGGCCGCTGCTTTCTCTACTGCAGCCGAACCTCCTAGAACGATTAAGTCCGCGATCGATACTTTTTTCTTACCTGATTTGGCATTAAACTCTTGTTGAATTTTCTCTAAAACAGCAAAGACTTTCTCTAATTGCTTTGGATTATTTACTTCCCAGTTACGTTGTGGCAACAAGCGGATACGCGCTCCGTTAGCACCACCACGGCGATCTGAGTGACGGTACGTAGAAGCCGAAGCCCAAGCTGTCGAAACTAATTCGCTGATCGATAATCCCGAGTTCAATAACTTCACTTTCAAGGCAGCGATGTCTGTAGCGTTGATTACTTCGTGGTTTAAAGCAGGGATTGGATCTTGCCAAATCAATTGCTCCTTCGGAACTTCAGGTCCTAAGTATGTCGAGCTAGGACCCATATCGCGGTGCGTTAATTTGAACCATGCTTTGGCAAAAGCCTTCGCATAAACTTCTGGATTTTCTAAGAAATTGCGAGAGATTTTCTCATAAGCCGGATCCACGCGTAAAGCGATATCCGTTGTTAACATCGTAGGCTTGTGGAAGGTATTTTTATCAAATGCATCTGGAATAATGTTTGCGCTATTTTTCGCAATCCATTGGTTCGCACCCGCTGGGCTCTTCTCTAAAGACCACTCATTGTTAAACAATAGGTGCAAGTATCCGATACCCCATTGTGTAGGAGTTGACGTCCATGTCACCTCTAAGCCAGACGTGATCGCATCTTTTCCTTTACCTGATTTGTAGGTGCTCTTCCAGCCTAAACCCTGCTCCTCGATGCCCGCTGCTTCTGGATTTTCTCCTACGTTTGTAGCCGGACCTGCACCGTGTGTTTTACCGAATGTATGACCACCTGCGATCAACGCAACGGTCTCCTCATCATTCATACCCATGCGACCAAACGTCTCGCGGATATCTTTCGCAGAGGCTGCCGGATCTGGCACACCATTAGGACCTTCTGGGTTTACATAAATTAAGCCCATTTGTACCGCTGCTAATGGATTCTCTAATTTGCGACCTTCTGAATACCGGTTTTTATCATCTAACCATTTCTTCTCAGATCCCCAATATACGTTTGCTTCTGGCTCCCATACATCCGTACGACCACCTGCAAAACCAAATGTTTTGAAGCCCATTTGCTCTAACGACACGTTTCCAGTCAAGACCATTAAGTCTGCCCAAGAGATTTTATCGCCATATTTTTGCTTGATCGGCCATAACAAACGACGCGCCTTATCTAGGTTCGTGTTATCTGGCCAAGAGTTTAATGGCGAGAAACGTTGTTGACCTGCGCGAGAACCGCCACGGCCATCGCCTGTACGATAGGTACCTGCACTATGCCAAGCCATACGAATGAATAGTGGACCATAGTTACCGAAATCAGCCGGCCACCAATCTTGTGATTTTGTCAAGACCGCTGCGATGTCTTTTTTCAAGGCAAAGTAGTCAAGACTCTTAAATGCTTTGATGTAATTGAAGTCTGGGCCCATCGGGTTTGACTTCTCTGAGTTTTGGCGAAGCATACCCACGTTCAATTGGTTAGGCCACCAGTCTTTGTTTGTCGTTGCAGACGGTTTCATTCCCGTGTGTGGGTTGATTCCAGCGTGTGGGTTTACGCCACCAGCTGCATGCGGATTAGCTGCGTGAGGGTTAGCTCCGTGTGGGTTAGCCGTTGCTCCACTGTGTGGGTTAGCGTAATCTTGGGCAATGGTAGCTGTGGAAGCTAACAAGCCGCAAAGGATAAGTAGTTTTTTCATGATTCTTGATTTTTAGTGGTGCCAAATTAGTGGCAAAAAATGGATAGAGAAAACTGAAATTTTCTATATTTGACATAGATATTATCTATAACAATGAATATACATCAATTAGAATACATACTGGCCGTTGATCAATTTAAAAGCTTCTCGAAAGCAGCTGATTATTGTCATGTTACGCAGGCGACTTTGAGTGCGATGGTGAAAAAGCTGGAGGAGCAATTGGATATCGTCATTTTCGATCGAAAGGCAAACCCCATTGCGACTACTGAAAATGGTAGAGAGATCTTACTGCAGGCCCAGCAAGTGGTGGCCCACGCGAACGCGCTATTATCTTCCTCTAAGGCGATTAATCAAAAAGTAGAGGGACGCGTTAAGATGGGCGTTATTCCTACGATTGCTAGTTCGATGTTGCCCCTAATTCTGAAGCATTTGGTTGAAAAATATCCTTTGTTACAGCTAGAAGTGTACGAAGTGACGACAAATCAAATGATCAAGGATTTACGTGAAGGGAAATTAGATGTAGGTGTTTTAAGTACGCCCATCGCCTCGACCGAGGTGGAAACGGAGCTTTTGTATGTGGAAGATTTGTGTGTTTATGGGCATTTGCCATCAGGAAGTCGTTTCATTGCGAAATCTGAATTAGCAAAGCAACGGATGTTTTTATTGCAAGAGGGGCATTGCCTTCGGGATCAAATCATACAGCTGTGTGATTTGAAGAAGAGCAAGTCCTTACCGTCTAATTTATCGGTGGAATCGAATACGTTTGATACCTTGTTAAATCTCGTGGACGAATTCAATGGATTGACGGTATTACCAGCTTTGTATGTAGGCCAAATGAGTGAAGCTAGACAAGCGCATTTAATTGATTTAACGGATGGAGCTTTAACACGCGAAGTGAGTCTGGCGTACTACCGTCCCTATGCAAAATGGAATATTTTGAACCGCTTAAAAGCGGAAATTTCAGAAAAAGTGCAAAAACGGCTAACGTAAATTTGTTTTTTTCGGGTGCCATATTAACTTTGTATCACAAAGTACTTTTTATTATGGAAAAACACGAAGAACAATTAGCCGCCATTCAAGAAATGCGGAACCTGATGGACCGAGCTACTCGGTTTCGAACCATTAGTGGTTTGTCTGCTATAGTAGCCGGCTTACTTGCCATACTGTGTGTGTTGTTTGTTAGTCAGTTAACCGATGTGCAATGGCTAGAATCAGCGTCTTTTGAACGAATGCTTGGAACGAGGTTTGCCACGGAGGTGCAGCTTTCGTTCCTAGTTTTGTTATTGATCTCTTTGTGTTTCGGTATTTATTTAGCTGCTAGAAATGCGCATACTATTGGTCAAACTGCCTGGGATTCCGCAGCGAAAAGAGTAGCCTTACACATGGCTATTCCTTTAGTGTCGGGAGGTATATTTTCTGTGCTGTTAGCTCAATTAGGTTTACTAGGTTTGATTCCTGCAACCACCTTACTTTTTTATGGCTTAGCCCTGGTCAATGCGAGTCATTACACGCTGGATGCCGTTCGTTTATTAGGTCTAGTTGAAATAGGTTTAGGCTTATTTGCTACAGCCATGCTGCCTTTTGGCCTCGTTTTCTGGTTGACAGGATTTGGGTTAATGCACTTAGGTTTTGGACTATACATTTATTTAAAATACGAACGTGTCTAGTTATTTAACAGATTTCAATAAGGTATTTGAAAGTCGTGTCCGCCTAGGTATGATGTCATTACTTGTCGTTCAAGAACAAGTGGACTTTGGCCAAATAAAAGATAGTCTCCAACTCAGCGATGGCAATCTAGCCAGCCACATGAATGCCCTAGAGAAAATAGGCTATGTGGAAGTTCGAAAACAGTTTATAGGCAAGAAGCCCAATACGACTTACGCTATTACTCCTGAGGGGAAAAAGGCTTTTTCGGAACATTTAAACTCCCTCGAAAAACTCATTAAACAAATTCATTCGTAAAATGGAAAATCAAATCATACAACAGCTTGCAAATCCGGTCGCTTTAGAGCAATTATACCGGTCTAATCCTGCTGCTTTTAGCAGCGCTTTTCATTCCGTATATCCACAGATATCTTCCGAAATTTCAGCTCAAATTTGGCATGAACGCTTAGCTGTTTCGTCAACCTCTTGGGGGTCGAAAGGGGATTGGATTTTGCTTGTTATTCTCGCGTCTATCGTTGCTTTTTTAATGCAGATGCCAGATTTGTTTTCGATATCACACGATCTTTATTTCCCCCGAAATATGTCATTTATTGTGATGCCAGGTATTGGAGCCTATTTTGCGTACAAGCAAGGTTTGACATTAAGACAATTAGCAGCGCCACTTTTAGTGCTGTTATCCTCTATCGTTTTTATTAATCTTTTAACAGAAGGAAGTACCACGCTAATTTTGACTTGTCTGCATATTCCGCTTTTGATTTGGCTTGTAGTAGGGTATATTTTCGCTGGAAATGATCCTGCAAAGCGGATGGAATTTCTACGTTACCACGGGGATTTAGTCGTGATGACGGCAGTAATCGGATTAGCTGGTGGATTGTTTACAGGCTTGACACTGAATCTGTTCAAACTAATAGGCATCTCAATAGAGGACTTCTATTTCCGTTATTTAGTCTTGTCGATTTTGCCCTCAGTTCCACTTTTCGCCACATTTTTAGTACGTACAAACGCAAGTCTTGTTAGTAAAATTTCTCCTGTCATTGCTCGCATTTTTACTCCATTAGTCACGATCACGCTAGCGCTTTTTTTAGCAGCCATCATTTATACCGGGAAAGACCCCTATAACGATAGAGAATTCTTGGTGGTTTTTAATGGGATATTGATCGGTGTGATGGCTTTGATTTTGTTCTCTTTAGGCGAGGCTACGAAAACGAATGCGTCACGTGTGCATCAGTATTTTTTATTCGCCTTAGCGGCCTTAGCGATCATTGATAATGGGATTGCCTTGTCTGCGATTGGGTACCGGCTTTTTGAGTTTGGGATAACGCCTAATCGCCTAGCGGTGCTGGGAAGCAATGCCATTGTGATGCTGCATTTGATGCTGGCTACGAAGAAGCTTTGGGAGTTTTTGCAGGGCCATAAAACGATGGAGGAAGTCGAGCTCAGAATCACCGATTACTTGCCCGTTTATGCCATTTGGGCGGCAATAGTTAGCTTCTTGTTTCCGCTGATTTTCCAGTTTAGTTAATAAAAAAGGCCCGAGATTCTCGGGCCTTTCGTTTTTCTACTGCATCTGCATGGCATCCATTCCGCCGCCTGAATTGTTCTTTTTCATTTGGCTCATATCGAATTTACCGAAACGAAGTGAGAACGTCAGTCTAATCATTTGTGGGTTCGCTAGGCGATAAGAGGTCTGTGAGAATCCTTCCCCAAAAGATACGCGGGTGTTTCCACGTGAACGTGTCACATCGTTAAAGGCCAGGGTTAAGGAAGCCATATCATTTTTCAAGAACGTCTTTTTAATCGCTAAATCGATGCCAAAGTAGGGTTCAATATATCCCTGCGACGAACTTTGCGCTTGCATACCTGGAGGGCCTTGCATTCCTTGATTTTGTGTGACAGGCACATTCGTCTTGCCTTGGTAATCGCCAGACAGCTGGATACTCCATTTTTTGGGCAAAATAAAGGTGTTATTCAACTTCCCAAAAACAGTCCACAAGGCCTCATTTACTTGTGTTGCATCAATGTTCGAGATATTGATTTTGGAATTATACATATTCACGTTCGCCGTTAAATCCCACCATGTCTGCAACTTGTTTGTGTACGTGAATTCTAAACCATAGTTAATGCTCGAATTCGCGTTCACAAACGTGTTAATCAAATCCAATTTACCACTAATCGGGTTCGTTTCCTGTTTCAAATAACGTGTGATCAAATTGTCCGTGTATTTGTAATAACCAGACACCAAGAAAGTCGCAGACCCTTGTGATTTGCTATACGAAAGCTCGCCAGAAGTTGTGAATTCAGGCACTAAATCCGCATTTCCGCGTTGTATATTTAAGCTATCGCTGTAATCCACAAATGGAATCAGCTGGAAGAAATTAGGGCGATTCACGCGACGCGTGATGCTCAATTGCAATTGGTCAGTCTTCGATAAATCTTTCTTCAAGAAGATCGATGGGAATAAGCTGAGCGGGTATTTATTGCTAAACGTTTGGTTCGTATTCAATAATTTCCCTTCGTATTCAGAGCTCTCGCCACGTAATCCGATCTTATAAGATAGCGTCTTGCTAGCCTTTCCGGAGATAGAGAAATAGGCAGCGTACACGTTATTAGAACTTTCATAGTTTGTCGAAGCCGAAGTAATTGTTCTATACATATCTGAACCCACCGGCTTTAAGGTATTGGTATTTTCGTTTGCAATATCATTGATCTGCGCTCGTAAACCCGTTTCGATCGTGCCTTCGTTTTTTATTGGTGTCACATAATCTAGTTGCACGGTCATAAAGGCATTCTTTCCTGAACCGATGTTCTTTTGGATTTGCGTACCCGTAACAGCGTTGTTCTTCAAATAATCGGTGGTGAAGGTGCCTTCTCCTTTATTTGTTCCGCCAAAGTAATTCAAATCACCGGTTAACTCTCTTCCCGCTTTAGGATAGGTATGTTTAAATCCTGCCTGAAATCCGGTCGGTTTAAATTCACGGTAGTTTTCTGAAACGCGCTGACTTAATGTAGTCACCCCATTCACCGTACTTGAAATACGCGTGTCTTCACTCGGACGGAATTCTCCACCACCGCCAAAGAAAGCACCTAAAGATAAAGTCGTCCGATTGCTCGCCGCATAATCGGCAGAAACACGTGGGAATAACATTAAGCCTTTGGTCTTATTATCCGACTCTTGGCTTACCGACGATAAAACACCTCCTAAATCACTTGTACGAACACTATTTCCAATGGAATTATTGCGTACCCGCATATTCATTAGGGTTGCCGTCAGGTTCCATTTGTTCTGTTGGTAGGTGAAGTTTCCCATGATATTTGAACCGCCAAAACGATCCGCCCCCACATTCACCATTCCATTATAACCATTCTTTTTGTTTTTCTTCAACACGATGTTGATGATGCCCGCCATACTTCCAGAGGCATCGTATTTCGCAGAGGGATTCGTGATCACCTCTACTTTTTCAATGATGTCTGCCGGGATTTGATCCATCGAAAGACTCGTAGGGCGACCGTCGATAAACAAGGTTGGATTCGCATTACGAACCTTCACATTACCGTCGATATCCACTTGCACCGATGGAATATTTCGCATCACGTCGATCGCCGTTC encodes:
- a CDS encoding Gfo/Idh/MocA family protein, whose product is MNKDSQASRRKFLKQIGATSLVAASSPFASLGAQQKAEERILTYEKRISVGEKIRLGVIGFGVQGHFDLASALKVPGVELAGICDLYTGRIENAKELYGKDLYTTRNYKELLDRSDIDAVIIATHDVWHARITIDALAKGKHVYIEKPMVYKIDEGPKVIAAQKKYGKVLQVGSQRVSSIGLAKAKEMLAAGEIGKLNMVNAVYDRQSSIGAWQYTIPKDADASTCDWNRFIEATAKMEFDAKKFFWWRAFKEVGTGVAGDLFIHLLSGTHFMTNSNGPETIFSTGQFSHWNDGRNLPDVMSGVMQYGNTAEHPAFQLTLQVNFVSGTGGQEVIRLIGSEGVMDVKGNTISVKHSIMPEAPGFGGYDSVFTLPKSMQEEMTRDYNAKWTDAQRKRPTKEDVIFRAPAGYDEHVDHFTHFFDAIRNGTSVVEDAAFGFRAAAPALACNESYFQKKIIQWDPVNMKLK
- the katG gene encoding catalase/peroxidase HPI, translating into MKPSATTNKDWWPNQLNVGMLRQNSEKSNPMGPDFNYIKAFKSLDYFALKKDIAAVLTKSQDWWPADFGNYGPLFIRMAWHSAGTYRTGDGRGGSRAGQQRFSPLNSWPDNTNLDKARRLLWPIKQKYGDKISWADLMVLTGNVSLEQMGFKTFGFAGGRTDVWEPEANVYWGSEKKWLDDKNRYSEGRKLENPLAAVQMGLIYVNPEGPNGVPDPAASAKDIRETFGRMGMNDEETVALIAGGHTFGKTHGAGPATNVGENPEAAGIEEQGLGWKSTYKSGKGKDAITSGLEVTWTSTPTQWGIGYLHLLFNNEWSLEKSPAGANQWIAKNSANIIPDAFDKNTFHKPTMLTTDIALRVDPAYEKISRNFLENPEVYAKAFAKAWFKLTHRDMGPSSTYLGPEVPKEQLIWQDPIPALNHEVINATDIAALKVKLLNSGLSISELVSTAWASASTYRHSDRRGGANGARIRLLPQRNWEVNNPKQLEKVFAVLEKIQQEFNAKSGKKKVSIADLIVLGGSAAVEKAAANAGVKTTVPFIPGRMDATQEQTDVASIGLLEPMADGFRNYLKTQYTLSTEELFVDKAQLLTLTAPEMTVLTGGMRALNTNYNGSKHGIFTTKKDALTNDFFVNLLEMGTTWKPANATKVEFVGTDEKTGAVKATATRADLIFGSNSELRALAEVYATKDSQNKFVTDFVKAWVKVMNLDRFDVTFK
- a CDS encoding LysR substrate-binding domain-containing protein — encoded protein: MNIHQLEYILAVDQFKSFSKAADYCHVTQATLSAMVKKLEEQLDIVIFDRKANPIATTENGREILLQAQQVVAHANALLSSSKAINQKVEGRVKMGVIPTIASSMLPLILKHLVEKYPLLQLEVYEVTTNQMIKDLREGKLDVGVLSTPIASTEVETELLYVEDLCVYGHLPSGSRFIAKSELAKQRMFLLQEGHCLRDQIIQLCDLKKSKSLPSNLSVESNTFDTLLNLVDEFNGLTVLPALYVGQMSEARQAHLIDLTDGALTREVSLAYYRPYAKWNILNRLKAEISEKVQKRLT
- a CDS encoding winged helix-turn-helix domain-containing protein, with product MSSYLTDFNKVFESRVRLGMMSLLVVQEQVDFGQIKDSLQLSDGNLASHMNALEKIGYVEVRKQFIGKKPNTTYAITPEGKKAFSEHLNSLEKLIKQIHS
- a CDS encoding outer membrane beta-barrel family protein; this encodes MRKILATALIALLSFSLFAQVPGGPPTGTRGPGANLNQGHVFGKVVDEMGKPVEFASVVLLKTTVDPATKQAKDILVKAQTAELNGDFNFKEIPVNVRLKIKISFVGYKNYEAAVAFEMPKMEPGSQPDMAKMMAAFEKDLGNIKLAQESRVLENVVVTGTKSLVEMDIDKKSFNVAQNLVTTGGTAIDVMRNIPSVQVDIDGNVKVRNANPTLFIDGRPTSLSMDQIPADIIEKVEVITNPSAKYDASGSMAGIINIVLKKNKKNGYNGMVNVGADRFGGSNIMGNFTYQQNKWNLTATLMNMRVRNNSIGNSVRTSDLGGVLSSVSQESDNKTKGLMLFPRVSADYAASNRTTLSLGAFFGGGGEFRPSEDTRISSTVNGVTTLSQRVSENYREFKPTGFQAGFKHTYPKAGRELTGDLNYFGGTNKGEGTFTTDYLKNNAVTGTQIQKNIGSGKNAFMTVQLDYVTPIKNEGTIETGLRAQINDIANENTNTLKPVGSDMYRTITSASTNYESSNNVYAAYFSISGKASKTLSYKIGLRGESSEYEGKLLNTNQTFSNKYPLSLFPSIFLKKDLSKTDQLQLSITRRVNRPNFFQLIPFVDYSDSLNIQRGNADLVPEFTTSGELSYSKSQGSATFLVSGYYKYTDNLITRYLKQETNPISGKLDLINTFVNANSSINYGLEFTYTNKLQTWWDLTANVNMYNSKINISNIDATQVNEALWTVFGKLNNTFILPKKWSIQLSGDYQGKTNVPVTQNQGMQGPPGMQAQSSSQGYIEPYFGIDLAIKKTFLKNDMASLTLAFNDVTRSRGNTRVSFGEGFSQTSYRLANPQMIRLTFSLRFGKFDMSQMKKNNSGGGMDAMQMQ